From Candidatus Stygibacter australis:
AAATTTCCTTTTCTATAATGATCTCCACTCCCAGCTCAGCATGATCAATTGATTTCGTATCACTAAAGGTGCCATAGCGCCGATATTGCTCGAATCTACCTATGTCATGCAGCAAACCAATTATCTTTGCCAGATCAAGCCTGGTCCTGGTTAATCCCAATTCTATGCCAATCTCATTTATATCTGATACTACTCTCTGCGTATGCTCTATCTTCAGGATGATATTATGCCGGTCAGTTCCTTCTGCATAATCAGATGTATATTCATCAAACCAGTTTCTCAGGTTTTTATATTCCACTTCCATTCACCGCCTTATCATATTTATCACTCTCATATCTTAACAGATACCAATTAAATCCCGGATAAAATTTTGACAATATATATCCTAATATATCAACATTGTACATCAAGGGGCAGACCTATGTGTCTGCCCGGGGTAGGAATTGGGGGTGGGGGGGGGGATAATAATCCTGATTAGAAGAGGGCAGACACACGGGTCTGCCCCTACGGAGTGGCGGGAAATTTCTCAATTTTCTCAAAATTGATAATTTATCTGTGGAAACGTTATAATAATAACTGAAAACAGAAATGAAGCTTGAAGTTGCGAATATTAAAAATAGTACACTTGTAACCCACAGGGAACCTACTGTAGGGCCACTGCCTTATATTTGAGGGAGAAAAATACAGTTAAAATAAAATATATCAGGTAGTTAGGCGGAAATACCTGATAAATAGCCCAAATCAGGGAAAATAGAACAATTGATTAAGTTAAAGATACATGCTAAAACATAAAAGATATTAGAGAACAGTTGTTTAGGTAAAAAGGCACTAGTCAGATGCACAATTATGGGATGGAGATACTTCAAGTAAGCAACTTACTGCTGAATTATCAGGATATATACTTATTGTAATGTCAAAATATAACCTATAGGGATCATAAGACCTATAATACTAATAAAAAGTAATCACTTAGGTCATAAGATAGGAGTGATATTTGATTAGAATTTCAGGGTGAAGGTGGTGGCTTGATAGGGTTTGGATTCTACTGAGATGGAGCCACCGTGGATACGCATGATCTGACGTGAGAGGCTGAGCCCAATACCTGAGCCATTTGATTTGGTGGTAAAAAACGGGATGAAGATCTTATCAATTACATCTTTAAGAATGCCAGCGCCATTATCTGATACCTGGATAGCTACGCGTCCCCGATTTTCCAGGAAAGCGCAAAGTTCGATTTTGGGATTTTCAGATCCTTCAACAGCATGACAGGAATTTTTGAGAAGATTTAAGAGAACCTGCTCTATCTGTTCCTGATCGACGGTAAGTTCCAGTGAATGAGGATCAATGTTTGACGTAAAGATGACATTTTTGTTTTTGATATCTTCATCAAGCAGATTGTGAATATTCTTGAAGATATTGCTAACTGGTACAATAGCAAACTTTGGTTTGGGGATTTTAGTCAGATTACGGTAAGATTCCACGAAATGAATTAAGCCAGTTGACCTTTTATTGATCGTGATCATGGAACTGCGGATATCGTCAATGGTTTCATTATCAAGGGGCAATGGGTTACCATCATCATCTTTTGCTTCATTGAGCAGATGATTTACAGTTGACGAAAGAGAGGCGATAGGGGTTATGGAATTCATAATTTCGTGAGTAAGCACTGAGATAAGTTTTTGCCAGGCAGCCATTTCCTGTTCTTCGAGTTCAGATTGGATATTTTGCAGAGAGACGAGTTTTATGGCTCTATCTTTGAGTTTAAATTCGGTAGCATACATGGCCAGCTGCATGATATTATCATTATCAGCTATCTGGATGAGGGTGCGGTCACCAGTAGAAAGCGAGAGAAGAGTATAGGGTAATTTTTCATTTAATGGGGCAAGTTCCGAGATATTTTTCAGTCGATGCACCTGGAACAGCTTTTTGGCAGCATTATTGGTCATTTCAAGTTCACCATCCTGATTAAAGGCAATAAGTCCAATGCCTATGTGCTGAATAACATTTTGCAGATAATGATAGTTTTCTTCCTTATCAGAGCGAATTTTCTGGAAATCGGCAATAACCAGGTTAAATACTTTTTTTAGTTCATCATACTTGGAACCCAGACCTTCAATCTGAAAGGAACGGGAGAAATCAGCATAGCGGATAGATTCCAGAAAAGTGGTGAGATATAGATTTATCTTCTGAATATAGCTGAAAAGTGAAATGAACTGGATAATGGTGGTAATTGCCAGAAGTACTGGTGTGATATGGTAACTGAGCTCGCTGATAGAATAATAAACTAGAAAAAGATTGGCAGAAATCAGTAAAAGGCGGACAATACAATTGAGTTTGAAGTTTTTATAGATCATATCTTTTTAACCTTCTATATAGTGACGCACGGGTTAAACCAAGTTCCTTGGCTGCTGCGCTGATATTTCCGTTTTTTTGCCGCATCACTTTCTGGATAAGTGATTTTTCCACATCTTCTATATTGAAGCTGTCGATGCCAATTTCCTCATGATGCTGATCGGTAGGGGAGAGAATAAAATTATCAGGTAATAGAATCTGACAATCGCTCAGAATAACAGCCCTCTCCAGAGCGTGCTGAAGTTCCCTAACATTACCAAGCCAGGTGTAATCCTGGAGTTTTTTTAGGGCAGAACTGCTGATAGAGCGAATATCTTTTTTATATTTGTGAGCAATTTTGGGGAGAAAATGATCAACCAGCGGTTTGATGTCATCAATTCGTTCTCTCAAAGGAGGAATTTTTATTTCCACGGTATTTATCCTGTAAAGCAGGTCACGTCGGAAAGTGTTTTCACTCACCATCTGATATAGTGGCATATTAGTGGCGCAGATGAGGCGTACATCAACAGGTACTGGATGATTAGCTCCCACGCGGGTAACCTGGCGACGCTCGATCACTGTGAGTAATTTAGCCTGTAATGGGAGTGAAAGATTGCCAATCTCATCCAGGAATATGGTTCCGCGGTCAGCAACTTCAAAGCGTCCTGGTTTGCTGGCTTTGGCATCAGTGAAGGCACCTTTTGTGTGCCCGAATAGTTCACTTTCAAACAGGGTTTCGGTTATTGCACCAAGGTCAACTGAGAGGATTAGTTTATCTTTTCGGCTGGAATTACGATGCAGGGCTCGGGCAACAAGTTCCTTTCCAGTACCGTTTTCTCCCAGGATAAGCACATTTGCATCAGTGCCGGCAACTTTTCTGATCGTGTTAAATACTTCCTGCATGGGCTGTGAGCGTCCAATGAAATCACGAAAAGACCGATCTATTGTATTAGAGAGTTCTTTCTGCTGAAGACGCAATTTGCTGTTCTCTTCTTGCGAGTGTTTCAGCTTAAGAGTTGATGATAGTGTAGCAAGCAGTTTTTCATTCTGCCAGGGCTTGAGCACAAAATCCACCGCACCACGGCGGATTGCCTGCACTGCCCTTTCCACATCTCCATAAGCTGTGATAAATATCACGATACTTTCTGGATTGATCTCCAATATCCGATCCAGCCAGTGAAATCCTTCCTGACCACTAATCGAATCTTTGGTGAAATTCATATCAAGCAGAATAAGATCAAAATCCTCTGCTTCCATTAATTCAGGGATACGGTCAGGATTTTTTTCCAGAACTACTTTACCAACCTGATTCTTGAGCAGCAGCTTAAGGCTGAATAATATGTCTTCATTATCATCAACTGCAAGGATTTTGGCTGTCTTATCTATCATTGAAACTCCTTTTTAAGCAATTATCAGAGATCAAATCTGCGAAAGCCTTATACATGATAAGCAAATATTTCGTCAACAAAAAGTGTTCGTAAGCGTACAGTAATTAAAAATACTATATTATCTTGTAAAAGCTGGCATCCCCCTGTTTTTTTATATATTCAGGGCATGTTTATAATAGATAATTGACCAGATAAGTAGGACTTGCAGCGCTGATGGTACTCCGGAAGTGCGGCGAGAATTACGGGCAGTTATCAGTTGCTGTCTATGTATTTATCCTCAGCAGTTTTTTTATTCGCAGGAATGGGTGATAGTGGTCGTCATCTGCGCCGCACCTGTGAGTACACCGGCGCTGCACAATGGGCATTTATATCTCCGATGGCTCTTCGTTTCACCGGAGGCTATGCGTCTTTATCCCCTACCGGGGAATAATTAAAAAAACAGCTGAGATTATCCATTAAATTTCGGGGGGATGCTTAATTATCTTGTAAAAGTATTTGACAGTTTACTGCTATTTGGCATAAACTAATTTTGAAGGGTTTTTGGGAGAAAGTGAGGAGAAAATGAGAAATACTGATCGTGAATATTTGAAAATTATTGAGAATCCTGGAGATCTGGTAGTGATCACTAATTCTGATTACGAAATTATTTATGCTAACAAATCATATTGTCTTTTATTCAACGAGACTTTGCAGGATATGGAAGGGACGCGAATATTTACTCGTGTGTTTTCAACAGATATTGAAAGGGTGAAAGTTAATCTTGCGATTCTAACTCCCGCGAATAGTACAATTAGTTTTCAGGAAGAATTGTTAATAGAAGATAAAGCTATCTGGGTGGACTGGAATGTAAAGGGTTTTTTTGATAATAATGGAGCATTGCGAGAAATTATCGGTTCTGGAAGAAATATCACTGAAGGTAAGGAAAATGAAAACACTTTGGATCTATTCAAATATTCTCTGATGTATGCCCGGGTTGGTACTTACTGGCTGAATGAATCCAAAGAGCTTCATTATGTGAATGATTATGGTTGCAAGATGCTGGGTTACAGCAGAGAGCAGATGAATGAATTTAACTGGGAAGATATCATTCCTGACAGTTATCAGGAAAATAAGGAAATTTTCTGGCAGGAAGTTCAAAACGAGGATTTTAAGAAATATGATACTGAACTTATGCGAAAAAGTGGCGAAAAGCTGCTGGTGGAGATATTGATCCATCATCAGGAATTTTCTGGAGTAAATTATAAATTTGTATTTATCAATGATATCAGTGAAAGAAAACAATTAATGGAAAAGCTGGAATCTAATGAAATCAAATTCAGGAGTTTATTTGAAAATTCTCCCATTTCTCTCTGGGAGGAAGATTTCTCAGAACTTAAGCGTTATTTAGATAATTTACCATTTGAAACCCCAAAAAACCTGAAGTCCTATTTTGATGAGAATCCAGAGGAATTATTTAAATGCGCAGAAATGGTGAAAGTGATCAGAGTTAATACAAAAACCGTAGAAATGTTTGAAGCTAACTCAAATCATGAATTTATGATCTCTTTGAATAAGATATTCACGGAATACTCAACAAAGACAATGCAGGATGAGATATGCTGG
This genomic window contains:
- a CDS encoding sigma-54 dependent transcriptional regulator; the protein is MIDKTAKILAVDDNEDILFSLKLLLKNQVGKVVLEKNPDRIPELMEAEDFDLILLDMNFTKDSISGQEGFHWLDRILEINPESIVIFITAYGDVERAVQAIRRGAVDFVLKPWQNEKLLATLSSTLKLKHSQEENSKLRLQQKELSNTIDRSFRDFIGRSQPMQEVFNTIRKVAGTDANVLILGENGTGKELVARALHRNSSRKDKLILSVDLGAITETLFESELFGHTKGAFTDAKASKPGRFEVADRGTIFLDEIGNLSLPLQAKLLTVIERRQVTRVGANHPVPVDVRLICATNMPLYQMVSENTFRRDLLYRINTVEIKIPPLRERIDDIKPLVDHFLPKIAHKYKKDIRSISSSALKKLQDYTWLGNVRELQHALERAVILSDCQILLPDNFILSPTDQHHEEIGIDSFNIEDVEKSLIQKVMRQKNGNISAAAKELGLTRASLYRRLKRYDL
- a CDS encoding ATP-binding protein, encoding MIYKNFKLNCIVRLLLISANLFLVYYSISELSYHITPVLLAITTIIQFISLFSYIQKINLYLTTFLESIRYADFSRSFQIEGLGSKYDELKKVFNLVIADFQKIRSDKEENYHYLQNVIQHIGIGLIAFNQDGELEMTNNAAKKLFQVHRLKNISELAPLNEKLPYTLLSLSTGDRTLIQIADNDNIMQLAMYATEFKLKDRAIKLVSLQNIQSELEEQEMAAWQKLISVLTHEIMNSITPIASLSSTVNHLLNEAKDDDGNPLPLDNETIDDIRSSMITINKRSTGLIHFVESYRNLTKIPKPKFAIVPVSNIFKNIHNLLDEDIKNKNVIFTSNIDPHSLELTVDQEQIEQVLLNLLKNSCHAVEGSENPKIELCAFLENRGRVAIQVSDNGAGILKDVIDKIFIPFFTTKSNGSGIGLSLSRQIMRIHGGSISVESKPYQATTFTLKF
- a CDS encoding PAS domain S-box protein, with product MRNTDREYLKIIENPGDLVVITNSDYEIIYANKSYCLLFNETLQDMEGTRIFTRVFSTDIERVKVNLAILTPANSTISFQEELLIEDKAIWVDWNVKGFFDNNGALREIIGSGRNITEGKENENTLDLFKYSLMYARVGTYWLNESKELHYVNDYGCKMLGYSREQMNEFNWEDIIPDSYQENKEIFWQEVQNEDFKKYDTELMRKSGEKLLVEILIHHQEFSGVNYKFVFINDISERKQLMEKLESNEIKFRSLFENSPISLWEEDFSELKRYLDNLPFETPKNLKSYFDENPEELFKCAEMVKVIRVNTKTVEMFEANSNHEFMISLNKIFTEYSTKTMQDEICWLYSNKGSFVAETEELTFNGNLMNVEITVNIAPGYEKDWEKIYVAIVDITKRKKVENELRMHRDHLAELVEEKTAEIQKKYNELNHQFSVMVNREFRIKELRDEIKELKEKLDIFENLH